The following coding sequences are from one Bos mutus isolate GX-2022 chromosome 22, NWIPB_WYAK_1.1, whole genome shotgun sequence window:
- the LOC102285961 gene encoding LOW QUALITY PROTEIN: pregnancy-associated glycoprotein 1-like (The sequence of the model RefSeq protein was modified relative to this genomic sequence to represent the inferred CDS: inserted 3 bases in 2 codons) → MKWLVLLRLVAFSDCRVIIPLRKVKTMRNTLSEKKMLNNFLKEHAYRLSQISSXNITIHPRVHKNIMDMLYVGNITIGTPPQEFQVVFDTGSSDLWVPSIFCNSSACSTHIRFRHLQSSTFRPTNKTFRITYGSGRMKGVVVYDTVRIGDLVSTDQPFCLSLEEXWFEGRRFDGILGLNYPNISFSGAIPIFDNLKNEGAISEPVFAFYLSKDKQEGSVVMFGGVDHRYYKGELNWVPLIQAGGDWSVHMDRISMKRKVIACSGCKALVDTGTSLIKGPRRLVNNIQKLIGATPRGSKHYVSCSVVNTLPSIIFTINGINYPVPAQAYILKDSRGRCFTAFKGHQQSSSTEMWILGDVFLRLYFSVFDRRKDRIGLAQAV, encoded by the exons ATGAAGTGGCTTGTGCTCCTCAGGCTGGTGGCCTTCTCAGATTGCAGAGTCAT AATACCTCTAAGGAAAGTGAAGACCATGAGAAATAccctcagtgaaaaaaaaatgctgaacaaTTTCCTCAAGGAACATGCTTACAGACTGTCTCAGATTTCTTC AAATATAACTATTCACCCCAGAGTCCATAAGAACATCATGGAT ATGCTCTACGTGGGTAACATCACCATTGGAACACCCCCTCAGGAATTCCAGGTTGTCTTTGACACAGGCTCATCTGACTTGTGGGTGCCCTCCATCTTTTGCAACAGTTCAGCCTGTT CTACACACATTAGGTTCAGACATCTTCAGTCTTCCACCTTCCGGCCTACCAATAAGACCTTCAGGATCACCTATGGATCTGGGAGAATGAAAGGAGTTGTTGTTTATGACACAGTTCGG ATTGGGGACCTTGTAAGTACTGACCAGCCATTCTGTCTAAGCCTGGAAG TCTGGTTTGAGGGCAGAAGATTTGATGGCATCTTGGGCTTGAACTACCCCAACATATCCTTCTCTGGAGCCATCCCCATCTTTGACAACCTGAAGAATGAAGGTGCCATTTCTGAGCCTGTTTTTGCCTTCTACTTGAGCAA AGACAAGCAGGAGGGCAGTGTGGTGATGTTTGGTGGGGTGGACCACCGCTACTACAAGGGAGAGCTCAACTGGGTACCATTGATCCAAGCAGGGGGAGACTGGAGTGTACACATGGACCG CATCTCCATGAAAAGAAAGGTTATTGCTTGTTCTGGCTGCAAGGCCCTTGTGGACACTGGGACATCACTGATCAAAGGCCCAAGAAGACTGGTCAATAACATACAGAAGCTCATCGGTGCCACGCCACGGGGTTCCAAG CACTACGTTTCATGTTCTGTGGTCAATACCCTGCCCTCTATTATCTTCACCATCAACGGCATCAACTACCCAGTGCCAGCTCAAGCCTACATCCTCAAG GATTCTAGAGGCCGCTGCTTTACTGCCTTTAAAGGGCATCAACAGAGTTCATCTACAGAGATGTGGATCCTGGGTGACGTCTTTCTGAGGCTGTATTTCTCAGTCTTTGATCGAAGAAAGGACAGAATTGGCCTGGCACAGGCAGTGTGA